From the genome of Hippocampus zosterae strain Florida chromosome 8, ASM2543408v3, whole genome shotgun sequence:
AGACGTGAGGCCTCTCCTTGATCATGATGAAGAGGCCCATGGTCACCACGCACCAGCCGGCCACGATTAGCCCGTATCGGTACGGTTTTCCTTCCACCATGGCCCCGTGACACTCGAGCTTGagaggtatgtgtgtgtgtgtgtgtgtgtgtgtgtcgaggaggaggaggaaggtggtTGACGTTCCACTCTGCTGCTTATTAAAGCCCAAAGACAAGCAAGGCCAGGAGGGTTGGGTTTTGATCGGTCACCTTGGTCCCAGAGTCATAATCGTGTGGGATATTTCATTCGTACGTTCTtatttattgacatgtgttttcAGCAGGTCTgttagttttcattttattttgggaaactgctccattttgttgtttattagTTGGAGTATTTTATTACATATTATATCAAAAGAGTGTTTGTAGGATGCAAGACAACAGTTGCAAACGAACACACTTCAAACGAACTGCAAACGtaaacggtaaaaaaaaatatgatttttttttaaagcggttTGGGGACTTTTGAGTGTAGTTGTTGACCGAGGTAGAAATCTAAAATTACGTGCTGTCttctttaaaaatgtcaaataaaccaAGAAATGACATCAGCACGAACAAATGTGTGGCGAAGGTTTTATAGAACGCAATTGTGCGAAACAGCcaagacgacaacaacaacaaatcgaGGATAACAGTCAATCGAGCAATCTCCAGATACCGTGAAACAATGCCCCCTAGCGGCCGTCAGTAACATGAGAGATAACATGAGAGCCATCTGATCGAATACCTTGAGGTGACGTCACGGCGATAAAATTGGTCAAAGCATCACACGTATTATATCAATCTCCGGGTACAATTTAAAATACGCCCGTAAGCAGTGTCAGTGCATTCCGATTGGACTCTGACTCTTATTTTTCATGGTGTGGAGGCCATTGAATAATTTGATTGCCGATGCCTCATCACAAATAGTAGTCTTGCCGTCTAATAATCCGAAAAATGGAATGGTGCATTGTTTGCTTCAACAAATAAACACCTGACCTCTAATACAACCCTCCAGTTGTTTCAGATcttacacaaaaaaacattccattcCCTCGATTCGTAATCTTCAGATGCCTCGCCTCCAATAAACACCTCCTTTCCACTTTCACTCAGACTACACGGGAAAATATTGTAATTCCGAGATGAATAGCATTTTGTCGAACAGACCGCTCACCTCAATTTAGCCCCTCCTATCTTGGCGCTGATGTCATCTAATGATCTGATTGGGGCAGCATCCCCCTCTTGCAGGGTCCTGCATGAAAGGCAAACGTGAATCATTTTGgatgtttttctgtttgtttttttttgctatgacTCTGATGTGCTAATTTTTACAGGGTCTCCGTGTTAAAAGAGACTCAACATGAAGGCACTTAGTGCTCAGGGAATGCTTTGTTAAATCCAAGAAGTGCCGTGCGGCCACAGTAGTTGGTCACGTAATTCAAGCAAGCCAATCAAGTTGACGCTTTTTTCCTTTTGAAGAAAGTCCTCGGCCCCACTTAAAAGGCACCGCGATAAAAAGTGAGACGGCTTGCGCACACGGCGATAAAAGTCCAAACATCAGAGCTGCTCGCCGCCACCGTTTTCTTGGATCTTCATCACTGCGTCGTAGGACGGGGGTGGTTCCATGGTCCAGGGGGGCGGAGTTGACGGGAGCACCGGTTCCAGGGCCGTTTCTGGACCCGCTTCGCGCTCCGGTGCGCCACCGACGGAGTCTGTCGACATCTCCCGACGGATTCGGTCCAACCTCCTGAAACGGGCGACAAGATGGACGGGAGGTGAGGCGTCTGTTCGATGTTGTCCAGGacagcacattttcattgtattattattattattattttggatcCAATAAAGCTCTGCATGGTGAAAAACAGCGTCATTGTGTAAATGGTGCCTCGGGTAAAACATCTGGGAGATTTAACGCAGAGCACAGCACAGATTGTTTGAAGTGTTTGACCACAGACCACGTCCATGGAGAGCGTCAAGCTTCGCGCGCGACGTGGTCCGATAATCAAGCCATAAAACTGCCGCCTTCTTATTTTCACTGTCATCTTCCGAAGGCCACGAAGCACGTCGCTACCGCGTGAcgaactacacacacacacacacacacacacacgccccgtaatgacaattacaaaataaagtaCACTTCAGCATCAGATCCCCAAAAATTATACTCTTGctgcaagggtcgcgggcggtttggggggggggggcgttggttctggagcctatcccggcagtaggcgggggacaccctgaaccggttttccagccaatcgcagggcacacaaagaccaacaaccatccgcgctcacactcacaccgagggacaatttagagtgttgcattCGCCTCTAAAACtaaaatacaacccccccccccaaatgcagATAGTAGCCAGCGGTCTATTTGAACGCCTCCTATTTATCTCCTCAGGATTTCAGCTCCCTATAGGAAAACAGGGTAAATAATGGATGAGGtctgctttgtgtttgcttacaGGAGCTCTGGCAGAGGTATTTGTGCTGGAGAGCGCCCTTTAAGTTATTATTAGAAGACTGATGCTAACGTGTCAATGTCtttgcagcacacacacacacacacacacacacacactcactctctcgctctctcacccTCTCAATGCAGGGACACCAGGTCAATGTAATCAATGAATATGATTATCGCCGTAAAAGCAGAATTGACAATCAGTGGTTAGTCACTCCTGTcattttacatgatttattctttttaatATGTATTTCCCGTCTTTATGATgaataaaactattttttaCCAATGTCTTGACTCAATAGTACCAATTTTAGCGTCGGTGGAGCAACACACGTAGACACATTagacatgtattctttatcctctataaAAAAACGGCATTGTTTGGAGAATTACTTTTTACCCTTATCTGAGTCATATAACTTAAACTGATTCGACCAGATACTTTTACCGTGGTGCAATTTTCGACATGCAGTATTCGAAAGTACACGTGACGCCATGCCTAATTTTCCTATCAAAGCTGTCTGTCTTTTTACCTTTGGATGGCCAGCGACTGCTGCGGGCTGAAACGCGTGCCCGTGCGCGGGTGCAGTAGGAAATGTCCCGGCACCGCCGCCTGCAGGTTCTTCATGGCCATGCACAGCCCGCTCACCAGCAGGCCCACGCCCCCCATGCCCAGGGAGAGCCCCATGACGGGCGCATAAAAGCTGGGCAGGGGCGCGCACAGGGCCACCAACCCGCCGGCCCCCATCAGCAGCACGCCCAGGAGGAGCAGCGCGCCGTAGGGCAGCGGCATCGCCTCCGTCCCGCTCCTCCTCGCCTTCCTCCGGGAGTCCTCAGCCAGTCTGCTGCGGAGACGCGTGCGCTTCTTCAAGCATCTCGTCGAGGGTAAAACACTCccatgccgccgccgccgcctcctcctcctggttTAGGGGGAGAAGATCCCGCGTGTCGTCGCCTGGAGGGTGAACATTTCCGCCTTTGCGTCGAGGGTTGGCGGCGTGGGAGAGACACGGTAGCCGGGGAACTCTGGTCTGCTTTGTGGTTGCAGCGGAgaggaagtgtttttttttttttttttttttttacacgaggAGGGCTTTTCTGTGACGAGCTCCGGGTGGGCTGGACATTGTCACCGTGCGTGTTTGTTGAACCTTTTAGACTGTCCTCAACGATGTTAACACTTCCCAAAACGGAATGAAAATAGTAGACGTTGTGTTGACTTGTTGGGTTATCTCGTCGTAACGTGAAGCTGAAGTTAATATGTGACAATTAGACGTGATAGCAAGatattgttgcccccccccccccccccccggcccccttctCCCGATTTGTCACAAATACAACAACTTCCCGCTTTGGACACAAGGGGGCAGTATACGACAGAAAGTCTCACACTCATACGCACACCATACTTGGAAATGTGTACTGTGAATACGGCTCGGCtcatcgcagaggataaagaatagatgACCGAGTATTTATATCGCATGCGTTGCAGTCTTATCTGCGTTTCGTTTTCCCATTACGTTTTTAAGAACAAAACTATGTGATTGATTTAAACGCACAATGTGTAATTCTTGTTATGGTATATGTTTACGTGGACGGTaattttcagtgtgtgtgtgtgtgtgtgcgtacacaCTCATGtacatattcacacacacatttatgcacTTTGTTTGGACAGGTTTGCCTTTTTCAGAGGCTACATTTATGCAGACGTGAGGCGGCGGCGTTCGTCACGACTTTGTTTGGACTGATTGTCAGAATGAGTCTTCATGCTTGGTGGATATGCCCCATAAACTTTATGTAAATAGCCGAAATCAACCTGCACGTTTTCAACACCGCAATGTTAACCATGTCATGTGTGATATTTCAATCTTATTTGTAACCATAACAGAAGAGCATGTGGAATTTCATTCCACATACCGTAGTTATATATTACATTTTCATATCAACATGACTGTCTTGTGTGGTCTTCAGTATTCATGGTCAATGGAGAAGCACAAATATAATTATGctcaaaatattacaaagcaaTATCTAAAAATACAAAGgtattacaacaacaacaaaatggggGCCGGGGGGACTAATTTGAAAAAGTACTGGAATATTGCAGCAAAAATAACCATACGCTGGACTAAAACGTATAaataataacattcattcattcattcattcatcttcctaaccgcttgatcctcactagggtcgcggggggtgctggagcctatcccagctgtctccgggcagtaggcaggggacaccctgaatcggttgccagccaatcgcagggcacacagagacgaacaaccattcgcactcacactcacacctagggataaataataacattgatctaaaaatatttatttcataagatataaaagaaaaaaattaaaaaaaatatcagaaaaATATAGGCAATAATACaatttgtaagaaaaaaaatcaatttaaaaaacagtcAGAAATAAGCCATGTCTCGTCACAATGCGTTGAAGCAGTGGGGTTGTCCTTAACTGTACTACTCGGTAGCAACCAGCAGAGGGAGCAATCAAGTCAGTTCCCAAACTACTGTCGTCGGGTGACAGAAATTTTGGAGCGTGACCATtttgaactgaaaaaaacatCTCCTAAGAATAGATTTTGCTGTAATATAATTTGAATGTTTCAAAAGAGCAATGTATTcgattttctgtattttgttgttgttgaaataaaaactaGCATGACATAATATACTATCACGTCGCATAATATAGTGTAAAAATAAGACAGCCCGCAGTTGCGCCCTAAATCACCAATTTATTCACGCGATATGAATACAATCACACACTTACTCTCTctcacctcacacacacacacacacacacgcacgcatacaccaTATTGAAAGTCTGTTGCATGAGTCTTTTATCTGTTGTCTTGCATTATGAACCCTTAAAAGCATGCATATGCAGGGATACTCCTATCCAAATAAACGAAATGCATCATATatagtcatcatcatcaatgtCACCGTCAGACATCAAACATACAAATGTCATTCAAATACAACCGACAAGAAAATGTAGGAAATGAATAGAATCACTAAGTactaacaaccaaaaaaaaaaaaaaaaaaaaaacagaaatccaaaatacagaaaaagtGATACATGGTGTGCATGATAAGCGCCTGAAATCTGATGGTCATTTTTATTCCTTTGCAATAAAAATAgtctaaataaatagaaatatatGAATACAAATACACAAATGGCACAAACATAtcgtttttcaaattaaaaaaatacactcaaATATGTATAGCAATCAGTCTAAAAGAATAAAATctgaaatgattattattaaataaaacatATAACTAgctatctatcgatcgatctctcgctctctctctctgtctctctctctctctatatatatatatgtaaatatatatataccatgtATACATTAATAACATTCTATTAATATTTAATTGTAATCATTTAATAATATGTTCGAAACGGAAAACAATATGCATGGTGTTCAGTGTTTTGAAAAACTCCACATGTGACTTTGTTATGGTCCAATAAAAGCTGAAATTGTAGTTGGGGTCAAGTTGAGGCACTTAAAGTAGTGGCAGAGTTGACACAAGTTCGAATGTGATTGCCTTTTTCTGAATACTGCCAAATCCCAGTTATGAGTCCGTGCAAGTCAATTACCTTCTTgaaaagaggaggagaaaaaaaatcaattccgtTGTACAGGTTATACAGACGGTATCCGTAATGGTGGAAAAggttttgaaataatttatcCAGGTCTCGTTTCTGACACCACAATAACCTGCCATTTGAACTTGGTGGgagcggggtggtggtggtggggggggggggggggtagacttTCTGTATTCACTGTATGCCtccgaaaacatgcaaattgtGTTCGTCGAAGACTCTTGAATTGTGCATAGGTTTGAGTGGGAGTAGTTTTTGTCTATATGctccctgcgattgactggcgaaCTGTTCAAGGGGGTCCCTGCCTCTCTCCACCCAAAGTGATCCGGGCAAGGCTCCATCTTACCCATGATGTCACCCCTAATGAAGATACAGTAAGTGCAGTCGAAAATGGATGTGTGgatgtctctcttttttttttaaacctcaaagCTGATCTCTCTGGAGCGTCCGAACAGCGGCTCGGTGGCCAGGTGCGTGTCGGAGTAGGCGCGGCGCAGGTGCGTGGAGCTACATGTGGTTTTGATGGCCACCTCGTAGGGAGGCGGTGGTCCCAGCCAGGGCGGGGGGTGCGGCGGTGGGCTGAAGCCGCCGGGTTCCATGGGGGGATAATCGAAGTCCTCGCTGCGAGCGCCTTGTCTTTGGCAATCCAGAGTCCTATATGGGAACAGAACAAATGCACTATTATCTCCTGTGCCTCATCGTTCTGAGGTTCGGGGTGTTCAGGTTTTCCTGGTGATCAGTACGGTATAGCATGTTTGAGAGACTTGTATCAGACTAGCATCCAAACAAACCACAGcctcaaatgaataaatagataCGATATGCTACTTATGAGCTGTGCTGAGCGAATGGCCATGCTTTCCATTACCACGCGCCATGTAGGGATGTCTGTTAGACAGTTTTCGTCTACTAAATATCCGCAGCACAACCCGGAAATGCGTGGACCAGTCTGTGTCTGCTGATCGCGCCACAGGGCCGGTTAATAAGAGCAACTAACAGACTGTGACAACCGGTGAGTGGACTAATTTCTGGTCTTTAAATCCGAAAGCTGCTAAATCCAGGTCCATTGAATCAAAGTTCCTCCGTATGTGCCCTGACATTGCCTGGCCAGGGTGTATCAAAGTCAGCTAATGGCGGTTCCAGCCAGGGTCCAACATTAACAGTGGCCCGATGGCCCTGGGCCAATATGGCAAAGTTGGCCACCTTACAGACACTGACCTGATCAGGCAGTACACATTTCATAAACAGATACGATGAAATCAACACATTCTTGGTTTTTActccaaatacagtattttgtgtTGTACCCCCCTCGAACTAACAGTCCCACACCATGTAAAATGATTCAGAAACATTTTAACGTTGTACCGTTTGACAAATACATTATTCTACCGGTACTATTAAATTTGTGTTGTCCCTTTTAACCGCTGTACTCAAAGAAGCACTTCAAGATAGTTCCTTGGCGCCAAGATACCACAAGATTGCACCACGGCTAGACTTTGtcttggcctgagcacaaaatcTTTTGTTCACAACAGAAGTCAAAGATTATTTGCGGCAAAAATTcgtgggccgcataaaatggCGTGAAGGGCCAAATCTTGCCcacgggccttgaatttgacaccattGCTCAACAACTAAAGCCACTTCcttaatggttaaaaaaaatcggttTCCAAACTCACCCTGGCAGAAACACCGACTGGGACTCTGGGAAGCGATTGCCGTCATGCGCAAAGAGGGCATGGCTGCTGTAGCCGGCGTATTCATTGTAAGGGTAGTGAGGGCAGTCGGGGTCAAACTCCTGCTGGTTGTAGTTGGAGGTGCTCTTGCTGTTCATGGCCCAGAAGAGCCCCAGGATGAGCATGACCACCCCCAGCACCACGCAGCACAGGGAGAAGGGCTGCAAGCGGCTCTGTGACGAGGCCAGGAAGGCGGTGGAGCCGCCAGTCACGATGAGGAAGGCGCCGATGAAAATGGCACCGTGGTGCAGGGACGGCATCCTCCCGACTGTGAGGTCAGCGCAGAGGCCGAACGAACGGTGTCACTCGGGTCCAGATGGGATGGGGCTCCCCATGTGCTTGGAAGGTGATCAGACATCCACGTATTCCTTCAAGAAATccagaaaaataaaaccctCTCACTTTTTCATCCTCGTGAGTGGAAAAAGTGGAAGAAGAGGTGAAGCTCCAGGTTTGGGAAAGGTGCTCGAAGTGAGCTTTTTGATGTGAAATGGAGGACTTGTTTGCAGAGCGGGCTGCTGTGGACAAGCTGCGTGTTTGTCATCGCAGCAGATGGACAAGAAGACCAAAGAGCCCATTAAGAAATCTTTACTGGCGCCCCACCCTCCTCTGTCTAATGTGTCTGAAGCGTACCACTttagtgtacgtgtgtgtgagtgtgtgtgtgtgtgtattcaggAAAATGATGACATGGAAACTGGGTTTCTGCGTGTGACATCAATTACAGAAACGACAGCATGTGTGGTAACAATTCCAATAACATGATGATGgccacaaacaatacatacaggGTGTTCACAAAGTCTATTAAAAAAGTGGTGGCATATGTGAATCAGATTTATTCACAGATTCcaccgatttttaaaaaatgtgcttttaatgAATGTGTTCAATTGTAAAGAGATTTTATGAGTACCCTTTACATTGTTCGCCTACTGTATATGCTCACTAGATAATGACAACATAATGGACATTTTAGGATTGCTTTAACTTAATAAGTATGGAACTGTACTTGGAATTGACGTCGTGATTAGATTGATAGATAAGCaattacaaaaattaaaaacagacgTTGTATGTTGGTAAGTTAAGTAATATCAAATGACGTTGAATTATGCTACAGTAGCATTTTCACTATGAGTGTAAAGGTGTAGTATTAACAATGTATTGATTAATTGTAATACAGTAGGCCTGTATCCAATATGTACATTGTATACATGCATGTGATGCATGTATACAATAGGTACCGTATATTGCACATGGAAACTTGAGAaacagtaaaatacaaaaaaaaatctagtacCAAACATTGAGTGCAGTGAGAGCTAAGAATACGGTAAAAATATACATGTACGTATGTTAATATTCACAAAATTAATCGTATATATTATACGCATAGAAACGTTGTAGTGTCCAATATATTTATCACAATAAGAGGAGAAtcaacatatgaaaaaaaagggatgctATTAAAATGCAGTACAATAATaacaccaccccccccaaaaaaaaaacatttatattagTTCTTGAATTTACGTTCAGTACGTACATTCCACGATTGAAAATAGACACAAGAAACCGGTTTTATTTGGACACACTGACAAGTTGAGGGTGGGATGGTGTGACCGATTTCTTGCGCTGCCATTGGTCGAAGCCCGGCGAGACTGCCAAGAATAATTGCCCACGCTCGGGTGTTTGACCAATCCCAGTGAGGCATTTACGCTTCGTCCCGCCTTTATAGCGGAATACCCCAATGAGGGTCTTCTAGTAGTCGTGGCTTCGAGTCCAGCGACCTATCACTGGGGTAGGGTGACCATTGCCATTATTTGGCACATTAACAAACCAATCTCAGTGGAAAGTTTGAACTTTTGTATGATAAGATTAACTTGATGTATCAAACGGCGCCTTTCCTGCCCCGTGTGCGTGAACGATGGAGACGGTGCTCGGCCTCGTTTTTTTCGCGCTTTTTTTGCTCCTTCTGTGGATCCAAGTGAAAGGTGTCGACTACGTGCTGGTTCACCAGCGTTGGATATTCGTGTGCTTGTTCCTGCTGCCTCTGTCGGTCATTTTCGATGTATACTTCTACGTACGAGCCTGGATCATCTTCAAGATGTGCTCTGCGCCGAAACTGCACAAAcagcgtgtgtgtgagatccAGAGACAGGTAGGCAAACCTGGCGCATGCGCAGAAGACGAAGTCGGAATTGGTCCTCGCCTAGCTAAACTCTGAACATCCAACCTTGTGCATAAATGCCATGGGGATATTTAAAGCAATTCGGTCTGAAAATTTATGACTTGTTTAATATGAATAAAGATATTTTacacaaaaagtatattttaaaaaatatcgaACAGACCACCAGGGGCGGAGCTACCTTTAGGCTCACCCTTTACCATTCTCTGGCCTCCCACAAATAGAAAATTCTGATATCTGTCATTTTCCCGACATTTTCACATGGATGGAGTATTCTTAGACAACTTGATACTCTGCCACAAGTTATTTATATTAACTGCATATTTAAAgcatgcatgaaataaaatgcacacatataACAATCTTGTACACTCACTCATAATACAAAGAGGTGCACAATTGAgtgatttttttgcttttagatATGAGTGTTATGAAGGTAAGTGTCGGCTGTCGGTGACCACTGATCACGTTGAATGGCTGCTTGCAACTCCGTGCATGAGGTAGAAGTACACGATGAAAAAGCAAAGCAACGAGAAATGCAAATGAAACTcagcaaaatattgttttttaaatgagatttgTTCCTGACCGATTATGAATGTGATGGGCATTGTTCTGgatatgtttacattttattttatgacttaTTCACACACTATCCCTAAACTCTGTTTAATATGATTAAATGGTGTCTGGATGAGTACAATTGACCAGGCCCAGATTTCAAACTGGGCATTTGTGAAggaaggggcaaaaaaaaaaaaaataaagtcaaacccTACACAGGCATTTTCAACTGCCAACCAAGTGGAAAAAGTACTAGACCAAACCTCAGGTACTCTGATCTGTTTCCAGGTGCGCAAGTGGCGGGAGGAGGGCTGCAAGGGCTTCATGTGCACGGGCCGACCCGGCTGGCTTTCAGTGTCCCTGCGGGTGGGCAAGTACAAGAAGACCCACAGGAACATCCCCATCAACATGATGGATATCCTGGAGGTGGACACCCAAAAGCAGGTGGGGGAGAACACACGGCCACAAGATGATCCTTAAGAGGATTGAAGAAGTTTGTTTGCAAATTCCAGTCATgttggataattttttttggaggggtcaGGGGTCATTCCCAAGTAGGTAGGTGGGTTCGGTAGACTCGTCTCAAATGGGAGTCTGCACGTCTGCCACCATTTCAAATTGAGATGTCAGAATTAATTGATGAATCAACAGCTAATGGATTATCAAATTAATCCACAAGTGTAATAAGTGAATACTCATTGTTTAACTTAAAATAGTTAATTTCttatgatttcattcattcattattcctAAAAACGACAATGCGTTGTAAGATCTGTATTGCGCACGCTTTTATTGGTCAgaagtgcttaaaaaaaaaaaaagtaaaaatcagcatcaaaaatacatttagcgaCACATAAAATGATCTTTGAAAttcgattttaaaaaaactttcattGTTGCGGTTGGCTTTTTCTGATGTGCAATGTGTTTTGGCTTTGTCTCAGAAGGTTGAATGCATTGAAGCTTATTTTTATGTCCcttcttgaaaatatatttttgttcgaGATTTatcggttatttatttatttatttatttatttttaatgtcataAAAACCTCGCATTTGTACATATTGTAGGTGTCGTATAGATCAAATCTCACAAGATTTAAGGAAGTGACGTCACACACGTGTTTATTTGGTGTTCAGGTGGTGCGGGTGGAGCCCCTGGCCAACATGGGTCAGGTGACGGCACTCCTCAGCTCCATCGGCTGGACTCTGCCTGTGCTCCCCGAGCTGGATGACCTCACCGTGGGTACGTCGCATTCGTGTCTCGGGGGGGATCATCGCAGACTAGGAGGGGGTGTGATGACGGGTGGGCGCTTCAGTCCTCAATCCATCACTGCTTCCTGTTTGGCCTCGTCCTTAATACTATTAGAGGAGCGACGCTGGTAGCTGAACAGATAAAACCCAGGGCGGAAATGGTTGCCGAGTTGGAGGCGCCCCGGGATCGGGTTTCATAATGGATTTCCTGATGCCATAAACTGCACATCAACGCGGCCTAATGTTTTCCCATCAGGCCCGCCGCGCATTCGTTTACCGTGGACGTCCGTGCGCGCGTCCACGGCGGGCGACAtctgttgttttgctgccaGAAATTAAATCACGCCACGTTCTCAACCTCCCTCTTGTCTTGTCTCAGGTGGTTTAGTGATGGGCACCGGCATCGAGTCGTCCTCTCATATTCACGGCCTCTTCCAGCACATCTGCGTGGCCTACGAGCTGGTGCTGGCTGACGGCAGCTTCGTGCGCTGCAGTGAGGTAAGACACGCGGAGGAAAAcgtgatcattcattcattcatcttccgagccacttgatcctcactagggtcgcggggggtgctggagcctatcccagctgtctccgggcagtaggcgggggacactctgaat
Proteins encoded in this window:
- the si:dkeyp-51f12.2 gene encoding uncharacterized protein si:dkeyp-51f12.2, with protein sequence MPSLHHGAIFIGAFLIVTGGSTAFLASSQSRLQPFSLCCVVLGVVMLILGLFWAMNSKSTSNYNQQEFDPDCPHYPYNEYAGYSSHALFAHDGNRFPESQSVFLPGTLDCQRQGARSEDFDYPPMEPGGFSPPPHPPPWLGPPPPYEVAIKTTCSSTHLRRAYSDTHLATEPLFGRSREISFEV
- the si:dkeyp-51f12.3 gene encoding uncharacterized protein si:dkeyp-51f12.3, with amino-acid sequence MPLPYGALLLLGVLLMGAGGLVALCAPLPSFYAPVMGLSLGMGGVGLLVSGLCMAMKNLQAAVPGHFLLHPRTGTRFSPQQSLAIQRRLDRIRREMSTDSVGGAPEREAGPETALEPVLPSTPPPWTMEPPPSYDAVMKIQENGGGEQL